Genomic segment of uncultured Flavobacterium sp.:
TCATGACTATCCTAAGTGGTATCATGGGAACTAAGAAAAGAATACACATTTCGGTTGGAGATGTTCTGGATACTGAAATTGATCAGATTGTTGCTGAAAATGATAATGCCAACAAACAAGTTCAGGCATTGGCACAAGTAATTGACGATTCGATTTTGAAAAATTACCAATTATGGCCAACTAATTTTATTGCATACGACATTTTAAACGAAACAGACAGATTTGCTCATTTGTATAAAGAAAGTGAGAAATCGTTGTTTGAGCGCCGTTTAGAAATGCGTATCGGAAGTGATAATCCAGTTACCAGACAAGGATTTCTTTGTATGTATGCAAATCCTGTTGTCAATAAATTAAAATACCAAGATGTCATCTAAAGCTAAAATATTGCTGATTTATACTGGTGGAACCATTGGTATGAGTAAAGATTTTGAAACTGGTGCACTTAAAGCGTTCAACTTTGGTAAATTATTGCAAAAGATTCCCGAAATCAAACAATTAGATTGCGAGATTGAATCAGTTTCTTTCGAAAATCCAATCGATTCTTCAAATATGAATCCTGAAATGTGGACAAAAATTGCCACAATCATTGAAGAAAATTACGTTGCTTATGATGGATTTGTAGTACTTCATGGTTCAGATACCATGTCGTATTCTGCATCTGCATTGAGTTTTATGTTAGAGAATTTAGCCAAACCGGTTGTGTTTACAGGTTCGCAATTACCAATTGGAGATTTACGAACTGATGCTAAAGAAAACCTTATTACAGCAATTCAGATTGCTTCTCTTCAGGAAAACGGAAAACCGGTAATCAACGAAGTTTGTTTGTATTTTGAATATAAATTGTACCGGGGAAACAGAACTTCAAAAGTAAATGCGGAACACTTTAAAGCTTTTACAGCACCAAATTATCCTGAATTAGTAGAATCAGGAGTTCATCTTAAATTAAACTCGCATTTATTTCTTCCTGTAAAAACAGATGCAAAATTGATCGTCCATAAAAACTTAGACAATCATGTTGCTATCATAAAAATGTTTCCGGGAATGAGCGAGATTGTTTTATCGTCAATTCTAGCCATTAAAGATTTAAAAGGAATTGTTCTTGAAACTTACGGCTCGGGAAATGCCCCGACCGAAGATTGGTTTTTGAATTTAATTCAGAAAGCAATTCAGTCCGGTTTACATATTGTCAACGTTACACAATGCTCCGGCGGAAGTGTCAATATGGGACAATACGAAACCAGTACTGCCTTAAAATCTCTTGGGGTTATCTCAGGAAAAGATATTACAACAGAAGCCGCAATTACAAAACTTATGTATTTACTAGGGCACAATATTCCAAAAGAAGACTTTAAGATCATTTTCGAAACGGCTTTACGCGGGGAAATTTCATAATAAATAAATTTCCAATATTTTAAATTCCAGATTCCAAAAATGACAACTCAAAGTTTGTTATTAGGAGGAGCGAGAAATCTCCGTTAGAAATTCGACAAAGCTTACGCAACGAAACCCGACAGGTTTTTTAAAACCTGTCGGGTTTACTATACGCAACTATCTTTGACAAGATCGTGTATAATTGGAATTTGGAATTTTTTTGTTGGAATTTAAAATTTTAAAAGTTACTAGTTTTTGTAACGAACCGGGCAAGTTCCCATTTCTTCTTCAGAACTGCGGTTTTTGTAGTACACATAAACAATTACCGAAACAATACAGATAATTCCCTGAATTGCCACAGTTTCTCGGGTTCCTATAATATGCGAAACGTATCCAATAATCAAACTTCCCACAGGAATCATTCCCTGATACGCCATTAAATAATAACTAATACTTCTTGAACGCATTTTTACAGTACTTTGTGTTTGAACGTAAATATTTATAGATGAGGTTTGTGCCATCATTCCCACACCGCTCAGAGCCATGCAAATAAGCGCTACAGTTAAACTATTTGAGTAAGCAAGTATAATAATGCTAAAACCTAATAATAAGCTTGCAGCGGTCATTATTTTGCCCATATTGTCGGCTTTTTTAAGATTCGCCAAATAAATAGCTGATAGAATTGAACCAATTCCGGCAGCACTTTCAAACCAGCTAAAAGTCTGAGCATTTCCGCTAAAAATATCTTTGGCAAAAACAGGCATTAATGTGTTGAAAGAGATTACGAACAGACTACTGCACATTAACATTAAAAGCATTTTGGCCATCTCGGTTTCTTTTTTTACATAATCTAAACCTTCAATAAAATCATCTAACATTTTCATTTTGTCGGTTGCTTTAATGTGCGGTGTAATTTTCATCATTAATAAAGAAATCAAAACCGGAATATAACTTAAGAAGTTTCCAATGAAACAAATGTCTTCGCCATAATTATGCAAAATAATTCCAGCCAGAGCAGGACCAGCAATTCGGGCAAAATTGTTTAAGGTCGAATTTAAGGCAACGGCGTTTGGTAAATCTTCTTTATTATCTACAATATCAATCATCATAGTTTGACGACAAGTCATATCAAAAGAGTTTATGATTCCCTGAAAAAGACTTAGGGCCAGAATAAAATTGATGTTGTATATCTTTAAGTAAATTAATAAAGCCAAAGCTCCGGCTTGAAACATTGCCAAAGATTGTAATAAAATCATGGCTTTGTGTCTGTCATATCTCCCGATAATACTTCCCGCTAAGGGCGCAAGAAATAAAGAAGGAATCATGCTTAGAAATGTTACCAATCCAAGTAAGAAAACAGAACCTGTAACGCTGTAAACCATCCAACTTACGGCTGTTTTTTGTAGCCAGGTTCCAATTACAGAAACTGATTGTCCGTAAAAGAATAACTTGAAGTTTTTTGATTTTAATGCTTTAAACATGATGCCTGATATTTTTTTACAAAGTTCGGGATTATGATTTCATTAGAAAAATTAATAATTTTACTTATAATAAGTAGTAAAACTTATCAATATGGAAATTTATCAATTAGAATATTTTATTAAAACTGCCGAAGTTCTTCATTTTACTAAAGCTGCCGAATTGTGTTTTGTAACACAATCCGGGCTTTCGCAGCAAATAAAAAAACTGGAAGAAGAACTCGGGATGCCTTTGTTTATTAGGATTGGGAAAAAAGTACAGCTTACTGAAGCAGGCTCTGTTTTTTTAATTCACGCAAAAAAGGTGATCGAAAATGTACAAAGTGGAAAACAGGCAATTGACGATTTGAACGAAATGATTGGCGGTGAATTGCGAATAGGCGTGACTTATATTTTTGGGTTATTGATTCTGCCCGTGATTAATGCATTTGCAAAAAGATATCAAAAGCTGAAAATTGTCGTAGAATATGGCACAACCGAGGCATTAGAGCAAAAACTAATTCACAATGAATTGGATTTGGTTTTGGTTATTTCGTCGCATGAAATTGGGCTTTCAATTCAAAAAGTACCTTTGTTCACTTCAAATATGGTTATGGCAGTTTCAAAATCACATTCTTTGGCAGTTTTAGACAAAATTGCTTTCAAGAAAATAGAAGAAATACCGCTCGTTCTTCCAGGGAAAGGTTCGAATTCGAGAGAATTTGTAGAAGAGTTGTTTGCAAAAAACAAGATGAAACCTAAAATTTCGATTGAATTAAACTCGATTCATGCTTTATTGCAAATGGTACAGGACAGTGATTGGGCAACAATTGTGGCGGAAAAGGCCTTAAAAGGCTGGGATGATCTCAGAGCAATTCAGATTACAGGAGTTGCAACCAGAAGAGATTCCTTTATGCTAACGATGGGCGGTTATCAAAAAAAGGCAGTAAAGTTGTTTATGGAAGAATTTAGAAAAAGCATTTAAAGTATTATCAGATTTTACTTTTCTAAGTCAGTTTTTTTTGTGTTATTTGCAAACCAAAATAGAGAGGTGTCCGAGTGGTTGAAGGAGCTAGCCTGGAAAGCTAGTATATGGGTAACTGTATCGAGGGTTCGAATCCCTTCCTCTCTGCGAAAAGCCTTTTGTGAATTTCACAAAAGGCTTTTTTTATTCTACCGGAATGTAAATGCCAAATTTAGTTCCGTGATTTAGTTTATCTGTTGCAGTAATAAATACGTTATAGGGTTCCGAAAACTTAAAGGAATCACTTTTCTAATTAAAAATTAAATCTGTAAATTCATTTAAGTCCTTTTTTTACAACACTATTTTTATAGGTTTTTTCTTTGGCTATAATTAATAATTTTTATTTTAGCTGTAAGAAAAAAGTTAATATGAGGAAAATTACAAAACTGTTTAAAGGCTTGCTGTTGTTAAGTCTTGTGTTGTTAATGACAAATTGTGCGACTGAAGAAATCGGACAGAAAAATGTTACTCAGTCTTCTACTGAAGCTAAAATTTGGTTTGATAGCCATCAAAAAGATTATAATGCAACGGTTTTAAATTATATTGGAGACTTGCAATGGCAAAATGCAATTACTTCAGAAGGTGATATGGGAGAAATTATAGAAGTACCATTTACTTTAACAAGCGGTTTAGCAGCTTCAACAAATGAAGCTGACCAGTATAATGACCATCATCGTTTAATGTTTGTGAAAGACGGACAAAATGAATTTAAACTTTCCTATATTCAGATATTCGCAAATGATGAAAATTATAACGTTCAGGATAAAAATTACAATTACTATAATATTAAAGATAATTTTGACGGCAATATTTACGTTCAGGAATTAGCTACTAATATTAGACGTAAAATTGAGTTTAAAGAAGGTCAAAAAATAGCACCTTCTTTGACTGCAAAAATGAGGGAAATGGCTTGTCTTTATTATGGTTACTGGGGTGGAGATGGGAGATTTAATCCATTATACGAAGTTGCTTGTTACAGTGGCGGTCCTACTGGAGACTCTGCTGAAAACCCACAGCCTAGCTATGGTGGTGGTGGTGGCTCATCTACCTCTCCAAATACAAGTCAGACATTAGCTCAGAAAATTAAAAATATATCTTCGGATAAATTAGACGCCTGCACAAAAGCTATTCTTGAAAAACTTAAAAATTTAAATCAAGGTGATTTAGTTACCATGATACAACGTTTTAATCCAAGTGGATCTATTTTTAATATAAACATGTCAACGGGTCAAGTATTAAATAACGACCCTAATATTTGGGCACAAACCAAACCTGTTTCAGGCTCTAGCACAGATATAAGTATGGTTTTTAATCAAGATTATATTAATGGAAATGGTAACCCTAATCCTCCTACAGATCTGTCAGTTGCTAACACTATGGTACATGAGATTATACATGCATATTTAATTAGCCAGCTTGAAGAGTATAAATCTTGTGGAGCCTCAGGAATATGTGATTTTCCAACAATTTACGATGCTTATGTGCAACAACAAATAAATAAGGACAAAAGCAAAGTTTTAACAGCAGATAGACACCATGAATTAATTGCGAGTGATTATGTCAATGCAATTGCATCTAGCGTTGAAGAGTTTCATACTGGTCAGCCCGTTACTTCAGGTTTTCCCAGACAAGAATATCTCGATTTGGCTTGGGGTGGTCTTCAAGGAACTTACATTTTTAATAAAACTTATCCAAATGATCCTAGTAATAAAAATTATAAAGATCGAGAAAGGATTTTGGCTAGAATAACTGCAGAACAAAAAGGTAGTCAGTACGGGATAACTACACCGATAGGAACACCTTGTAAAAACTAAATATTATGAAACAATTAAAAAACATAATTATACTTATCCCTTTCTTTATTTTGTCTTGTGCAAGTGGTCAATACCTTAAAAGTTATGAGCCAATAAATGTGTTTTTAGAGACACAGAAAATTGATAAGAACAAAAAATATATTCTTCAAGCAGAGAAAATTGACAACAAAAAAGTAATAGCAGATTTTAATGAATTTAAATCGGCAGGATCATATTTTGATTCAAATTTTCAACCAATTGCTTATCATAATGAAAAAGAGTATAAAAAAATGTATAATAAATACATAAATGATACTTTAAAAAGATATTGGAAAAAAGATGATTTTTTAGATTTTAAGTTTATAATTAGAAAAAAACAAGACATCACAAGTGATTCAATTAATAATTATTTACCAGATCAATATTGGATTTCTATTTCAGAACCGATGTATTATTGGAAACAAAGGTATTTAATATTTAGTTATAATATTTACAATCACAATGGCGGAACAACAAATCTCATTTTTATGAAAAAAGAAGGAGGCAAATGGAAAATAGATAAAATCTCAAGTACGGATGTGTTTTTTTAGTATCATAAAATGTTGTTAGAACAATGGAAGATTGCATTTATTGTTTAAATAGCGAATAACAAGCTTAAAAAAGCTGCTAAACAAAATTAGCAGGCTTTTATTTTACTAGGAATATCTCTTAGAAGTTTTTAAGGTAAGACAAATCTTAAAGTTCAATCTCAAACAAACTAAAAGAACCTTCTTTGTAATGTTCCGGTAATTCGCTTGTCCATTCTATTGTGCTGATTCCTTTATATTCGAAGCCACAACTTGTGTAATATTTATTTATTCTTTCGTTTCCGCTGTGTGTGTCGAGTCTAATGTAGGATTTGCTATTTTCTTTGGCGTAAGCTTTGGTCCACTCTATGATTTTTTTGACATACGACTGTCCTCTGAATTTTGGATTTGTAGCAATACGATGCAAATATACTGCAGGATCCTGACTGGCTTCTTTCCAGATAATTAAATCATTAAAAGTTAGCACAAATGTGCAAGCAACTTCATTTCCTTCTTTGATTATAAAATGACGATTTTCGGTAATTTCCTTTTCTATTAGTGCTCTTTCAAAACCTCTCCAGCTTTTATTATTGACTGTTTTTTGATAAGATGTTGCTTCGCTATAAATATCGAAAACAGCATCGATATCATCATTTGTAGTTTTAAAAAATTCCATTATTGGGGTGTATTCCGTAGATTAATCAATCCAGTAAAGGTAAATTTTCAGATGCTTAAATTTTGATGAATTGTATTAGTTTTAACTTTTTTTATCAGAATTTAACCAAACCACATTTTGTTCTGATATATGATTTTGTCCGATAATATCTCGGTACAATTCTGGTCTTCTGGCTTTTATGTATCGATTTCCTCCGGCTTGAATACATTTTTCAGAAGTAATTATTGCTGTTGCAAAAGCGTCATCAAAAGTTCGGCATTCGGCTAAGATATCTCCAAACGGATCAATAATCATAGAACAGCCATTTTTTAATTGATCGTCATCCATACCAATTGGGTTTGAGAAAACGGCATAAATAGCATTATCGTAAGCTCTTGCAGGCAGCCATTTCATTAACCAGTCACGACCTTTCATTCCGTCAAATTCCAATCGTAAAGAAGTTGGATCAGCTTCGCGGTTTTTCCAAAGTTGAGGTGCAACAAAACCGGCGCCAGGTCTGGTCGAAGGCGTACACATTGTAACGTGTGGCATGAAAATAATAGTAGCACCAAGAAGTGTTGTGGCGCGAACATTTTCGATAATATTGTTGTCGTAACAAATTAGAATTCCACATTTCCAGCCTTTAATTTCAAAGATGCAATATTGATCTCCGGGAGTTAAATATGGATTTATAAACGGATGTAGTTTTCTGTATTTTGCAACCAAACCATTTTTGTCAACACAAACGTAGGCTTTGAAAAGGTTGTCATTTTCATCCTTTTCAAAGAGCCCTGCCAGAATTACAATTTCGTTGTTTTTGGCGATTTCGATAAGCTTTAAAATACTTTCTCCACTCGGAATAATTTCTGCCAAATCCAGCATTTGTTCTTTCGATAAATGCCTTGCAAAAGTATATCCGGTAATAGAACATTCATGAAACGAAATCACATCGCAGCCTTCGCTGGCGGCCTTTCGCGAAAGCGTTTCGATTACAGATAAATTATAATTTTTGTCACCGCTTTTATTCTCAAACTGAGCTGTAGCAATTTTTAGATTTTCCATTTTTAATACTATTAATTTGAATCAAAAATAGCTTTCATGAAGTTCTGTAAATTGTACAAAACCGACATTTTAAAATGAAACAGTGGGAATCGTTTTGATGAGGTTATTGGTTAATTTTCCGCTACTGTACAAATATTCCTTTGGAGATATTCCGGTATGTTTTTTAAAATCTTTTATCAAATGCGATTGATCTGCGAATCCTGCATCATAACAAATATTTGTCAAATTGGTGTCGACAGGTTTATCTTTTAATAGTTTTAAAAAATGATGTAGTCTAATGACGTTACCAAATTTCTTGGGGTTTAATCCAATAGATTCTTTAAATTTTCTTTCGAGATGCCTTTCGGTATAGCCGGTATATTTAACCAATTGTGCCACAGAAAAATGTCCTTTGTTTGAAATTATAAAATCTAACGAACTATTTATGATCGATTGATTTGATTGCGATTTTTTAGAGATCAGGTTTCTGAAAAAATGATTTAAAAGTTCAATTCTGTTTTGATTGTTATGTTCTGATAATTTATCCTGAAGAATCAATCCGTTTTCGCCAAAAACATCATCAATAGCAATAATAGAATCCAGAAATTCATGGGCAGGAATTCCTAACAATTGATGAATTCCGTTGGGCTGAAAAACGACAATTATTAAAGTTATTTCATCATTAGAATAGATGTCTTTGAAACCATTGGGTTGTCCATATAAAAAAGAATTTGGCAAATAGTTTTTTACGTGGTAATTATTAATGTCAGAGATAAGTTTGCTTTTAAAAGAAAATACAACACCAGTATTTCCATCAGAAAACAAGCGAAGTTTCTGGATCGAAGTTGCTGCATTATCTAAAAAAAGATAATGTTTGATATAAGGCGATAATTCTTTTGATGGTAAAACCTGCATTGCTTTTAACCTATTTTCTTAACTTTAATCTTAGACAACCAACTTCTTCAAAATTAAGCATATTTTTTAGATTATGGTTTTTTGGATTCTTTGTAAAAGTTTCTGTCCATTGTGATATTTAATTTGTCAAACATTTCAATAATATCAAAGTCTTAATCCTGCAGAATCATTTTTACTTTATAAAAAATACGATCAACAAACAGTTTATAAGCCAATTCGGAAGGATGCAAGCCATCTGAAGCAACTAAACTAGGTCTGGTAAGGCCTTGTTGTGTAATATCTGTAATAGAAATAAAACTAACTTCTTTGGTAATGCAGTAACTCTCGGCAAAAGTATTGTATTTGCTTATTTCACTTGAAATTTTCATTCGGTTTTCGTCTGTATAATTTGCGGCAAACGGAGTATAGGCATAGTCAGGAATCGAAAGAACAAGTACATTTTTATTATTGCCTTTTGCTAATGCTATGGCTTTGTTTAGTAATTGTGGAAATTCTTTTTCGTACACAGAAAAATCCAGGTGTTGATACTGATTATTCACACCAATTAAAAGTGTAACTAAATCGTAATTAGAATCCGGATTTTGACTATTTATTGCATAGATTAAGTCTGAAGTTGTCCAGCCAGTCTGGGCAATTACTTTTAATGAAAAATTAGTTTCCGGATAAGTTGTTTTTAGAACCGCTTTTAGCTGTTCCGGATATCGGCAAGTTTCGCAAACACTTTGGCCTATTGTATAACTGTCGCCTAAAGCCAGATAATTTATCGAACTTGAAATAGGAGTAGTTGGAACTTCTGTGGTTGGAGTAGTAACCGGAGGTATTGCTGAAGATTGAGAAGGAGTTTCTTCGACACTACAGCTTAGTAGAAGTATAGAGAGGATAACAGTAACTATTTGTTTGAAATGTGATTTCATAATTTGGATAAATTAAGTTTCGGATCATTCTAAACAAATAGTTACGTTGAATAACTAGGTTTGGTTTTACACCATTTCTGTTTTCATCACAATTTCTTCTTCAATAGCATTCCAAAGTCCGATTCGTTTTTCTAATGCCAGAATCGAAATTTCTTCAACTTCTTTCCATTTTTGAGCATCATCTTCGCATAAATCAGTAATCATTTGCATTGCCATTGGTCCGTGTTCATCAGCATCCAATTCGATATGTCTTTCAAAATAATAAAGCAGTTTGCTTAAATCAGTGTCAGGAAGGTTTTTTTGAAAGTTCTTCAGGATTGCAGTAAACATACTCGGAATCAAATCTTCTCTTCCAAAAGTAAATGCTGCGGCAATTTCATGTGGTTTTCCTTGTTCGATAACTCTAAAAGTAAAATCTAAAAAAGCTTTTGTATCTGGATGTAATGAACTTTGTTTTATGGCAACAAAAATATTATGCAATGAATTTACTTGAGATAAAAAAGTATTAATTCCAGTTGTATCAGCACCGCAATCTACCATTGCTTCAAGATACATTTCATAATGGCTTTGTCTTCTCCCGTCAATACTTAAATCAGTTTCTTCGGCAAGAACAATTTCGTTGATTAAATATCTTGTTTCCGGGTTTTTTGTAGCAAACCAAGGTGTTGTGGTACAGGTAAGTTTGGCTTGTAAAGCTTTTAATAGTGACATAAAATCCCAAACTGCAAAAACGTGGGTTTGCAGGAAACTATGTAAGTCGTCAATACTTTGAATTTTATTGTATAAAGAATGCTGTAAAAGTTGATCTTTTTGAGGTTGAATGCTATTGTTTATAGTTTCAATATTCATTTGTGTAAATTTTTTGCAAATATAAAAAGCTTCTCGGTTAGAAGAAGCTTTTTAAATTGTTTTTGTATATTTTTTAATAGTTGTTTACTATTTAAATGCCGAAATTCCAGTTACATCCATTCCGGTTATTAGTAAATGAATGTCATGAGTTCCTTCATAAGTTATCACACTTTCGAGATTCATCATGTGACGCATAATCGAATATTCGCCGGTAATTCCCATTCCGCCCAGTATTTGTCTTGCTTCACGGGCGATATGAATTGCCATATCGACATTGTTGCGTTTTGCCATCGAAATTTGAGAAGTCGTTGCTCTTCCTTCATTTCTCAAAACACCTAAACGCCAGGTTAATAATTGTGCTTTTGTGATTTCGGTAATCATTTCTGCCAGTTTTTTCTGTTGCAATTGAGTTCCCGCAATTGGTTTTCCAAACTGAATTCTCTCTTTTGCATATCTTAAAGCTGTATCATAACAATCCATTGCTGCTCCAATTGCGCCCCACGCGATTCCGTAACGAGCCGAATCTAAACAGCCAAGTGGTGCGCCTAAACCTGATTTGTTTGGCAATAGATTTTCTTTAGGAACTTTTACATTGTCAAAAATTAATTCTCCGGTTGATGATGCACGAAGCGACCATTTATTATGTGTTTCAGGAGTTGTAAAACCTTTCATGCCGCGCTCTACAATTAATCCGTGGATTCTTCCTGTTTCATCTTTTGCCCAAACCACTGCGATATCTGCAAAAGGGGCATTCGAAATCCACATTTTGGCACCATTTAAAAGATAATGATCTCCCATATCTTTAAAATTAGTAATCATACTTCCTGGGTCAGAACCATGATCCGGTTCAGTCAAACCAAAACAACCCATTAATTCTCCCGTTGCCAGTTTTGGCAAATACTTCATTCGTTGTTCTTCGTTTCCGTATTTCCAAATAGGATACATTACCAGTGAAGATTGAACAGATGAAGTAGACCTTACTCCGGAATCTCCTCGTTCAATTTCCTGCATTATTAAACCGTAAGAAATTTGGTCCAGACCGGCACCTCCATATTCAACAGGAATATAAGGTCCGAAACCTCCAATTTCTCCAAGTCCTTTTATGATTTGTTTTGGAAATTCTGCCTTTTGAGCATATTCTTCTATAATAGGAGAAACTTCTCTCTTGACCCATGCACGAGCAGATTCGCGAACCAATTTGTGTTCGTCTGTCAATAAATCGTCAAGGTTGTAATAATCCGGGGCTTGAAATAAATCTGGTTTCATTTTTTGATAATTTAGCTAAAACAAATTTACGTAATAAAAATATAACAAAATACAGTTAAATTGTTATATTTTTTAAAACAAAAAGAAGAAAAATAGTAATAACAGGAATTAATTTTAGTTTATTGATAATTTATAAGCTATTTTTGAGTTTCCAAAAACAAATTAAATGAGGCTGATCATCTCTTTTTTACTTTTTTTTGTTCTGAATAACGCATTTGCACAAAAAGATGCTTTGACAGAACAGGAGTATTTATTGTTGCAAGATAAAATTCGACTAAATTCTAGTGCAAATGTTGATAGTGCATTTGTATACGCCTATCAAATGGCTAAATCAAAGAATTATGAGCATCTGGCATTTGCAAATGGATCAATATCTTATTTGTTACAATTAAAAGGTAAAACAAAAGAATCTGATGAAAAATATAAAATAGCACTTGGCTATTTGGAAAAAGTCCCTGAGTCAAAGAACAAAACAAAATTGAGAGCTTATTTTCATAATCTAAGGGGATTATCAGAATGGAAAAGGGAAAATTTTAGTGAAGCAATTGAACAATACCAGAAAGGAATGAAGCTTTCTGCGGAAATAGGAGATGTTCTCCAAATTGTCAAATTCAAGATCAACATCTCGATGATTAATGAGGCAGTTGGTAATTATCAATTGGCTATTAAAGATATAAGACAACTAGATGGTTTTGTTGATCAAAATGAAGATTTGTTTACCAAAGAAGATTTTTTAAATAGAAAAAGTGCTATAAACAGTAATCTAGCTAGTTCGTATGAAAGTTACTTTATGAAGAATAAAGGTAAAAAGTACCTGCTAGATTCGGCGGAATTTTTTTACAAAAAAGCGATTACTTATTCTAAAAACAATCCTTATACTAAAATCAGCTCAAAGTTAAGTTTAGGGAATGTTTACAATTTTAAAGGGGATTATGCAAATGCTGAAAAAACCTATTATGATGTCGTGTTTTTATCGCAGCAAAATGATAATAAAGATCTATTATGTGTGGCAAATTATAATTTGGCAGACATCTATTATTCGACTAAAAAATATGATAAAGCACTAATCTTTTTTAAAAAATGTGATTCAATTGCTGCTTTAACAAATATAAATCAATTAGACTATTTGAAATCGAATTATTATCAGGCTAAAATTTATAATATCCTTAAGAGACCTGAATTAGCTTATAAACATTCTAAAATCTATTTGGATAATTATGAGAAATTCGAAACAAAATTGAATGACCAAGCGTTAGAGGTAAACTATAAACAAGGAGTTGGCAATCTAACAGATGAAATGGTTACTATTGAGAAAAAATATAAAAATGATGTTTTTTTAAATAGGGGATTAAAAGTTTTTTATGTGCTTCTTTTTGTTACAATTGTGTTCTTGCTTATAAAAAATATTAGGGATAAGAATAAGGCACATAAAAAAATGAATGCTTTAATTGAAGAATTTAAAGCGAATATAGAGAAGAGAAATAATCCTGAATTTGAGCAAAAAGAA
This window contains:
- a CDS encoding acyl-CoA dehydrogenase family protein, giving the protein MKPDLFQAPDYYNLDDLLTDEHKLVRESARAWVKREVSPIIEEYAQKAEFPKQIIKGLGEIGGFGPYIPVEYGGAGLDQISYGLIMQEIERGDSGVRSTSSVQSSLVMYPIWKYGNEEQRMKYLPKLATGELMGCFGLTEPDHGSDPGSMITNFKDMGDHYLLNGAKMWISNAPFADIAVVWAKDETGRIHGLIVERGMKGFTTPETHNKWSLRASSTGELIFDNVKVPKENLLPNKSGLGAPLGCLDSARYGIAWGAIGAAMDCYDTALRYAKERIQFGKPIAGTQLQQKKLAEMITEITKAQLLTWRLGVLRNEGRATTSQISMAKRNNVDMAIHIAREARQILGGMGITGEYSIMRHMMNLESVITYEGTHDIHLLITGMDVTGISAFK
- a CDS encoding AraC family transcriptional regulator: MRLIISFLLFFVLNNAFAQKDALTEQEYLLLQDKIRLNSSANVDSAFVYAYQMAKSKNYEHLAFANGSISYLLQLKGKTKESDEKYKIALGYLEKVPESKNKTKLRAYFHNLRGLSEWKRENFSEAIEQYQKGMKLSAEIGDVLQIVKFKINISMINEAVGNYQLAIKDIRQLDGFVDQNEDLFTKEDFLNRKSAINSNLASSYESYFMKNKGKKYLLDSAEFFYKKAITYSKNNPYTKISSKLSLGNVYNFKGDYANAEKTYYDVVFLSQQNDNKDLLCVANYNLADIYYSTKKYDKALIFFKKCDSIAALTNINQLDYLKSNYYQAKIYNILKRPELAYKHSKIYLDNYEKFETKLNDQALEVNYKQGVGNLTDEMVTIEKKYKNDVFLNRGLKVFYVLLFVTIVFLLIKNIRDKNKAHKKMNALIEEFKANIEKRNNPEFEQKEVEAIEELVLEPEEIHLKKENVNLSIDEAKENKIVEKLLALENKLEYLNADFTLPYVAKKIKTNTTYLSYVVNKRFGKSFGEYSNELKINYVINEMITNHMYRKYSTQAIAESVGFKNAVSFAKSFRKRTGVSPAQFASNI